In Streptomyces sp. NBC_01426, one genomic interval encodes:
- a CDS encoding phosphatase PAP2 family protein, translating to MGFAGWRRPRVLLWAAVSVIALGFLVALEIAARHYGVPGPVTVQAREVIFAPQSGTVLYASMALMMVVLTWRQRFIAVGTAIGIDLVFWLVRWLVGAQMMFGNGALWVTLGCAVIAVTRRTGTERALLLKGVGLALLLVAGRKTGYTWLLITSKTRPMVLDQYVATADHALGNPSWVVGRLVEATGAVGAHVLDWVYIQLAVAAVAVALYQLRRVQIERRFPSHHLVRTFLVIGLLGPGIYMIFPVVGPIFAYGADGGQWALADLWPNTPPPTGVPQAMPFDGFTPRNCMPSLHTAWATTIFIHSRKAPRALRFAGTFWLIATLGATLGFGYHYGADIIAGVVFTLTIEAGLRSLARGWDRSGALLVAHGGAVFVALLVSYRYLSTEMAGLPWVFGPLLLLATGSVIHAYLRTTKAWERTTPSARIPEQRREPQPELV from the coding sequence ATCGGGTTCGCCGGGTGGCGTCGGCCGCGGGTCCTGTTGTGGGCCGCGGTGAGTGTGATCGCCCTCGGTTTCCTCGTCGCGCTGGAGATCGCCGCGCGCCACTACGGCGTGCCGGGCCCGGTGACCGTCCAGGCGCGTGAGGTGATCTTCGCGCCCCAGTCGGGGACCGTGCTGTACGCCAGCATGGCCTTGATGATGGTGGTGCTCACCTGGCGGCAGCGGTTCATCGCGGTCGGCACGGCCATCGGCATCGACCTGGTCTTCTGGCTCGTGCGGTGGCTGGTCGGCGCCCAGATGATGTTCGGCAACGGCGCGTTGTGGGTGACCCTCGGCTGCGCCGTCATCGCCGTCACGCGCCGCACCGGCACGGAGCGCGCCCTGCTGCTCAAGGGCGTCGGGCTGGCCCTGCTGCTGGTGGCCGGCCGCAAGACCGGCTATACCTGGCTGCTGATCACGTCCAAGACCCGCCCGATGGTCCTCGACCAGTACGTGGCGACGGCCGATCACGCGCTCGGCAACCCGTCGTGGGTCGTGGGCCGCCTGGTCGAGGCCACCGGCGCGGTCGGCGCCCACGTCCTCGACTGGGTCTACATCCAGCTCGCGGTCGCCGCGGTCGCCGTCGCGCTGTACCAACTGCGCAGGGTGCAGATCGAGCGCCGCTTCCCGAGCCACCACCTGGTGCGCACGTTCCTGGTCATCGGCCTGCTCGGGCCGGGCATCTACATGATCTTCCCGGTGGTCGGGCCGATCTTCGCCTACGGCGCCGACGGCGGGCAGTGGGCGCTGGCCGACCTGTGGCCGAACACCCCGCCGCCGACCGGCGTCCCGCAGGCGATGCCCTTCGACGGGTTCACCCCGCGCAATTGCATGCCCAGCCTCCACACGGCATGGGCCACCACGATCTTCATCCATTCCCGCAAGGCCCCGCGGGCCCTGCGGTTCGCGGGCACGTTCTGGCTGATCGCGACGCTCGGCGCCACGCTGGGCTTCGGTTACCACTACGGCGCGGACATCATCGCCGGCGTGGTGTTCACGCTCACGATCGAGGCGGGGCTGCGCTCGCTCGCCCGCGGCTGGGACCGGTCCGGGGCCCTCCTGGTCGCCCACGGTGGCGCGGTGTTCGTCGCGCTCCTGGTGTCGTACCGCTACTTGTCGACGGAGATGGCCGGACTCCCCTGGGTGTTCGGACCGCTGCTCCTCCTCGCGACGGGCTCGGTGATCCACGCCTACCTGCGCACCACCAAGGCGTGGGAACGGACCACCCCGTCGGCGCGCATTCCGGAACAGCGACGCGAACCCCAGCCCGAACTGGTCTGA
- a CDS encoding thiamine pyrophosphate-dependent enzyme, which translates to MTQATADTGLRHEDLGRLIALMTGAEKHGPAATSTLDVLWVLYDRVLRVGPESARDPERDRFLLSKGHGPMAYYAVLAAKGFFPVEWLSGFGSYDSPLGHHPDRTLIPGVEIGSGSLGHGLPLAVGSALGLRAQGLDDPAVWVLIGDAELDEGSNHEALAHAGSAGLDRLHTVVIDNDSATHGWPGGIASRFEAAGWSAVTVDGRDHESLHAAFTLPHPGRPHAVVARVEKKF; encoded by the coding sequence ATGACACAGGCAACCGCGGACACCGGGCTCCGCCACGAAGACCTTGGCCGCCTCATCGCCCTCATGACCGGGGCCGAGAAGCACGGACCCGCCGCCACGTCCACGCTCGACGTGCTGTGGGTGCTCTACGACCGGGTGTTGCGGGTGGGACCCGAGTCCGCCCGGGATCCCGAGCGGGACCGGTTCCTGCTCTCCAAGGGGCACGGACCGATGGCCTACTACGCCGTGCTCGCCGCGAAGGGGTTCTTCCCCGTGGAGTGGCTGAGCGGGTTCGGCTCGTACGACTCCCCGCTCGGCCACCACCCGGACCGCACCCTGATCCCCGGCGTGGAGATCGGCAGCGGCTCGCTCGGACACGGGCTGCCGCTGGCGGTCGGCAGCGCGCTCGGGCTGCGGGCGCAGGGGCTGGACGATCCGGCGGTGTGGGTGCTGATCGGGGACGCCGAGCTCGACGAGGGCAGCAACCACGAGGCGCTCGCCCACGCGGGTTCGGCCGGCCTGGACCGGCTCCACACGGTGGTGATCGACAACGACTCCGCGACCCACGGCTGGCCGGGCGGGATCGCCTCCCGTTTCGAGGCGGCGGGCTGGTCGGCGGTCACCGTCGACGGGCGGGACCACGAGTCCCTGCACGCGGCCTTCACCCTGCCGCATCCGGGTCGACCGCACGCCGTCGTCGCCCGCGTCGAGAAGAAGTTCTGA
- a CDS encoding transketolase family protein, whose product MDTMRERFIAVTSRLLDEDPRLALVLAEITMDGFRPARERHPDRVVNVGIREQLLVGVGGGLALTGMRPIMHTFASFLVERPFEQVKLDFGHQGTGGVLVSASASYDWPAGGFTHMSPGDVALMDTLEGWTIHVPGHPDEAEELLRHAYAAGDDRVYVRLSAQENSRSRPFSGLGFQTVRQGGAGVVLAVGPLLDEVLAATRDMDVTVLYATTVRPFDDAALRAAVGSGPADVVLVEPYLAGTSTAAANDALADLPHRVLGLGVSRAELRRYGTIDEHTAAHGLDAAGLRKRISAFLDPRA is encoded by the coding sequence ATGGACACCATGCGGGAACGGTTCATCGCGGTCACCTCTCGACTGCTCGACGAGGATCCCCGGCTGGCCCTCGTGCTCGCCGAGATCACCATGGACGGATTCCGTCCGGCCCGGGAACGTCACCCGGACCGGGTCGTCAACGTCGGGATCCGGGAGCAGTTGCTCGTGGGCGTCGGCGGGGGCCTGGCCCTCACCGGGATGCGCCCGATCATGCACACCTTCGCGAGTTTCCTCGTGGAGCGGCCTTTCGAGCAGGTCAAGTTGGACTTCGGGCACCAGGGCACCGGCGGCGTGCTGGTCAGCGCGAGCGCGAGCTACGACTGGCCCGCCGGCGGCTTCACCCACATGTCGCCGGGCGACGTCGCCCTGATGGACACCCTCGAAGGCTGGACGATCCACGTGCCCGGCCATCCCGACGAGGCCGAGGAACTGCTGCGCCACGCCTACGCCGCCGGCGACGACCGGGTGTACGTCCGGCTCTCCGCGCAGGAGAACAGCCGGTCGCGCCCCTTCTCCGGCCTGGGTTTCCAGACGGTCAGGCAAGGCGGCGCCGGCGTGGTGCTCGCCGTCGGCCCGCTGCTGGACGAGGTGTTGGCCGCGACGCGGGACATGGACGTCACGGTCCTCTACGCGACGACCGTGCGCCCCTTCGACGACGCGGCGCTGCGCGCGGCCGTCGGCTCCGGCCCGGCCGACGTCGTGCTCGTCGAGCCGTACCTGGCCGGCACGTCCACGGCCGCCGCCAACGACGCCCTCGCCGACCTCCCCCACCGCGTCCTGGGCCTCGGCGTCTCCCGGGCCGAACTCCGCCGCTACGGCACGATCGACGAACACACCGCGGCGCACGGACTGGATGCCGCGGGACTGCGCAAGCGCATCTCGGCGTTCCTCGACCCCCGCGCCTGA
- a CDS encoding GAF domain-containing protein — translation MTLYASTGHLLLTPVDREASARTPRLRELDLGERADPELDAFAQHVAETLQTPYAGVNFMGEERQFFAGLHHAPDAPRRGYPARSLPRDHGYCPHVVVRRRALALEDVRDYARFAGNAVVDGSGVRSYLGAPLTDRRGFVLGTVCAVDLVPRRWGLDGLATVKSLAAELIELVHTREDRRGAP, via the coding sequence ATGACCCTGTACGCATCGACCGGCCACCTGCTCCTCACCCCCGTGGACCGGGAGGCGTCCGCGCGCACCCCGCGCCTGCGCGAACTGGACCTCGGGGAGCGGGCGGACCCGGAACTCGACGCCTTCGCGCAACACGTCGCCGAGACACTGCAAACGCCCTACGCGGGGGTCAACTTCATGGGGGAGGAGCGGCAGTTCTTCGCCGGCCTGCACCACGCGCCGGACGCCCCGCGGCGCGGCTACCCGGCCCGTTCCCTGCCCCGGGACCACGGCTACTGCCCGCACGTGGTCGTCCGGCGGCGGGCGCTGGCCCTGGAGGACGTACGGGACTACGCGCGCTTCGCCGGGAACGCGGTCGTGGACGGCAGCGGCGTACGGTCCTACCTGGGAGCCCCGTTGACGGACCGGCGGGGCTTCGTCCTGGGGACGGTGTGCGCCGTGGACCTGGTGCCGAGGCGCTGGGGACTGGACGGACTCGCGACGGTGAAGAGCCTCGCGGCCGAACTGATCGAACTGGTCCACACACGCGAGGACCGACGAGGCGCCCCCTAG
- a CDS encoding DUF742 domain-containing protein, which produces MRTRIGGTHTGGAGRDTPWLDDTAGRVTRPYTASGGRTRPAVALDLLSLVAATGVRPRAPLGPEHTLVLRLCAGVAAVTVAEMAGHLRLPTTVVKVLLGDLLEHGAVTAQAPRHLDGGALIADDQTLLRAVLEGLHRCL; this is translated from the coding sequence ATGAGGACCCGGATCGGGGGGACGCACACCGGCGGCGCGGGACGGGACACCCCGTGGCTGGACGACACCGCGGGCCGGGTGACCCGCCCGTACACCGCGAGCGGCGGACGGACCCGGCCGGCCGTAGCGCTCGACCTGCTCTCGCTGGTGGCGGCGACCGGCGTACGCCCGCGTGCGCCGCTCGGGCCCGAGCACACCCTCGTCCTGCGCCTGTGCGCGGGCGTGGCGGCGGTCACGGTCGCCGAGATGGCGGGGCACCTGCGGCTCCCGACGACGGTGGTGAAGGTGCTGCTCGGCGACCTCCTCGAACACGGGGCCGTCACGGCGCAGGCGCCGCGGCACCTGGACGGCGGCGCACTGATCGCCGACGACCAGACCCTGCTGCGGGCGGTCCTCGAAGGCCTGCACCGGTGTCTGTGA
- a CDS encoding roadblock/LC7 domain-containing protein — translation MGGEAATKTVRLSDLDWLLSGLVQRVPYTRGAVLLTADGLVTCVYGLDADDADHMAALACGLYSLGRGAGLRFADGAEVRQVVVELDTALVFVSAAGSGTCLAVLADGAADAGVLGYEMAMLVKSVRPYLSAPPRRPVTADAER, via the coding sequence ATGGGCGGCGAAGCGGCGACGAAGACGGTCAGGCTCTCCGATCTCGACTGGCTGCTCAGCGGGCTGGTCCAACGGGTCCCGTACACCCGCGGCGCCGTCCTGCTCACCGCGGACGGACTCGTCACCTGCGTGTACGGTCTGGACGCCGACGACGCCGACCACATGGCCGCGCTGGCCTGCGGGCTCTACTCCCTGGGGCGCGGGGCCGGTTTGCGCTTCGCGGACGGCGCGGAGGTCCGACAGGTGGTGGTCGAACTGGACACGGCCCTCGTCTTCGTCTCGGCGGCCGGCTCCGGGACCTGTCTGGCCGTGCTCGCGGACGGGGCGGCCGACGCCGGGGTCCTCGGCTACGAGATGGCGATGCTGGTCAAGAGCGTCCGCCCGTACCTGTCGGCGCCACCGAGGCGGCCCGTCACCGCCGACGCGGAGCGATGA
- a CDS encoding sensor histidine kinase has translation MSAPRAARHSPSRHAATGPGRQIRPQMLRATVLPTLAAGLSGTAAVIFTLQLGGGAGDRDARLWPVLGGCALLVVGALAAALLGGQRAAKAVRDRCEALRRSSVRGRQELRTAADRLERGEAAPRPVRGGPSGPPPHTDPAGVDEFWLLSQELRGAREQAHTTLVRLAGPVTPSDSDRKVEVFVNLARRLQSLVHREIALLDDLEDTVEDPDLLKRLFHVDHLATRIRRHAENLAVLGGAPSRRQWTRPIDLSEVLRSSVAEVEQYTRVKVVPPAGGTVRGHAVADVVHLLAELVENATVFSAPDTDVTVRAERVTAGVAVEVEDRGLGMPVGEQHRMNALLGDPDQVNVRHLLADGRIGLFVVAALARRHGIAVELKSNIYGGVLAVLVLPQELLGAEAPSAADAQGGGSRAGSWGSGETDTMPAPAPVRVSAPPHRPESQGSEGHGSEGYASESHRSETVDALPAVSTWDPSAPGHSATPVPATDPEPSRAEVVPSGIVPSGIVSPGVVPTRVAPPAYAGETPEVLLGTVVPATGLTTGVTTVPASGPVSGADVDPPPLPRRHARAHLVPGPGEATGPSRAPDVEPPVHDAGLMAAFQRGFGLARSEGPA, from the coding sequence ATGTCCGCACCCCGCGCCGCCCGCCACTCCCCGTCGAGACACGCCGCCACCGGTCCCGGCCGGCAGATACGTCCCCAGATGCTCCGCGCCACCGTCCTGCCCACCCTCGCCGCCGGACTCAGCGGCACCGCGGCTGTGATCTTCACGCTCCAACTCGGCGGAGGCGCCGGCGACCGGGACGCCCGATTGTGGCCGGTCCTCGGCGGCTGCGCCCTCCTTGTGGTCGGTGCGCTCGCCGCGGCCCTGCTCGGCGGACAACGCGCGGCGAAGGCCGTCCGCGACCGGTGCGAGGCCCTGCGCCGCTCCAGCGTGCGCGGCCGGCAGGAACTGCGGACGGCCGCCGACCGGCTGGAACGGGGCGAGGCCGCGCCCCGCCCGGTGCGCGGCGGCCCGAGCGGACCGCCGCCGCACACCGATCCGGCGGGGGTGGACGAGTTCTGGCTGCTGTCCCAGGAACTCCGGGGTGCCCGGGAACAGGCGCACACGACCCTCGTCCGGCTGGCCGGCCCGGTCACCCCGTCCGACAGCGACCGCAAGGTCGAGGTCTTCGTCAACCTCGCACGCCGCCTCCAGTCCCTGGTACACCGGGAGATCGCGCTCCTCGACGACCTGGAGGACACCGTCGAGGACCCCGACCTGCTCAAGCGGCTCTTCCACGTCGATCACCTCGCGACCCGGATCCGCCGCCACGCCGAGAACCTCGCCGTCCTCGGCGGCGCCCCCTCCCGGCGCCAGTGGACCCGCCCCATCGATCTGAGCGAGGTGCTGCGCTCCTCCGTCGCGGAGGTCGAGCAGTACACGCGGGTGAAGGTGGTACCCCCGGCGGGCGGCACCGTCCGGGGGCACGCCGTGGCGGACGTCGTGCACCTGCTGGCCGAACTCGTCGAGAACGCCACCGTCTTCTCCGCCCCCGACACCGACGTGACGGTGCGCGCCGAGCGCGTGACCGCCGGGGTGGCGGTCGAGGTGGAGGACCGCGGGCTGGGCATGCCGGTCGGGGAACAGCACCGGATGAACGCCCTGCTGGGCGATCCCGACCAGGTCAACGTCCGGCACCTGCTGGCGGACGGCCGGATCGGCCTGTTCGTGGTCGCGGCGCTGGCCCGGCGGCACGGCATCGCCGTCGAGCTCAAGTCCAACATCTACGGCGGGGTGCTCGCCGTGCTCGTGTTGCCGCAGGAGCTGTTGGGCGCCGAGGCGCCGAGCGCAGCCGACGCACAGGGGGGCGGCTCCCGGGCCGGCTCGTGGGGCTCCGGGGAGACGGACACGATGCCGGCGCCCGCGCCCGTACGGGTGTCCGCCCCGCCGCACCGGCCCGAGAGTCAGGGGTCCGAGGGTCATGGGTCCGAGGGGTACGCGTCCGAGAGCCACCGGTCCGAGACCGTCGATGCGCTTCCGGCCGTGTCGACGTGGGACCCGTCCGCCCCGGGGCACTCGGCCACTCCCGTCCCGGCGACCGATCCGGAACCGTCGCGGGCGGAGGTCGTGCCGAGTGGGATCGTGCCGAGTGGGATCGTGTCGCCCGGGGTCGTGCCGACGCGTGTGGCGCCGCCCGCGTACGCGGGCGAGACCCCCGAGGTGCTCCTCGGCACGGTCGTCCCCGCGACCGGCCTCACCACCGGCGTCACCACCGTTCCCGCGAGCGGCCCCGTGAGCGGCGCGGACGTGGACCCGCCGCCGCTGCCCCGACGCCACGCCCGCGCACACCTCGTTCCCGGGCCCGGCGAGGCCACCGGCCCGAGCCGTGCCCCGGATGTCGAACCGCCCGTGCACGACGCCGGGTTGATGGCGGCCTTCCAACGGGGCTTCGGTCTCGCCCGATCGGAGGGGCCCGCATGA